The Stieleria maiorica genome includes the window TCGTCTCGATTCCTCGTCAGTCCCTTATCAGCAAACCGTACGCCATTGGAAGCGAAATCGAGTCACAACGACCGCTTGAGGACACAGCGGCGGTAGGGATCACCGGTAATCAACCGGCTGAATTCGATTCTATCGGTTTTGTAAATTTTGGGGGATAGGAGTCCCGGCGAAACAAGCGGACGGAAGCCCGATTTGAAGCAAAAATGCGGCTCAAATTTTTGCGAATCTGTTGTCTAAAAACGTCGTCACGTTGTCAGTTTCACGACGAAGTAGAACAAAACGATCCATTCCGCTTGGCGATCTGCTGGATTGTTCGCCCGCGTGCCTCGTTTAGGCCGCTGTCAAATCGGCAGCATCTCCATCCTCCTGCAACTCCGAGGCCGATTCGGTTTCCTGACCGTCGTTGACCGCGTCCTCGTCTTCTGAATCGCTGGATTCGCTTTGACGAGCGATCCGAGTCGCCTCGGCGTCGATTTCGATCTGCCAGCGGTCGGCGATCTCCAGCCGGCGCATTTCGTCCAGCAACACGCGGGCACTGCCGACCCGCCCCGTATGACGATAGACACTCGACAACATCAACAACGCCGGGGGGTCACGTGGTTCGATCGCCAGGATCCCCAACAATAACGGTTCGGTCGCCTCCCAATCGCCGCGCAGGTAGGCCGCCTGGGCGTCGACAAATCGGTCGGGTGTTTCGGTGACCGCTCGTGGATCGAGTAATGCTGGCAATTCTCGAACGCTCTTGACCGTCCAGCAGACCCAGACACAGACGCCGACCCACCAGGCGCTTCGCACCAGCAACGGGTCCAGCCAGGTCGGATACAGGTATTTGAGAACCAACAGCGAATTCATGCCGATACCGAACCCGATCGCCAACGGCAGCGCTGACAACCGACCACGCCACCAAAGCTCGCTGAGCCCCGGCCAGAGACAGGTCAGATAGTTGCGGAATTCCATTTCATTCTCAGAGAGTTCTCTGAACCGATCTAAGCGATCTGCCGCGGACGCCGCAAGCCGAGATTTTGCCGTTCAAACGTAGCTACCTTCGCCAGAAGGTGGACCTCTGTGATGTTCCACGCTCGCATCGAGCGTAGCTATGTCAAAGAAAATGCGAACGACCAGAGGGCTTGTAAGCCGGGTTCTGTACCGATCGGAGCGGGCGGCCGGAACGGATTCCGGCAGCGGCGCGCCGATGGCAGCGATCATTTATCTGTGCACGACGATTGCTCGTCGCCTCCATTGCGACCTACCCGAGTGTCGATGGCGAAGCGGACCGCTTCTGCACCCTGTTTGGTCTAGCTCCGGATGGGGTTTACCGAGCCGATCGGGTCACCCCGATCGCTGGTGCGCTCTTACCGCACCGTTTCACCCTTACCACGCGTCCAGCGGGGACGAGCCCCGGTGAACCGTTCGGCGGTCTGCTCTCTGTTGCACTTTCCCTGGCCTCGCGGCCGGTCGACGTTATCGACCATCCTGTCCTGCGGAGCCCGGACTTTCCTCCCGCCGGCAAAACGCCGACGAGCGATCGCCCCGCCCTCTGGTCATTCGAACTGCCCAACATGATCGATCACGACTGCCTTGCCAACCGATCGGTCGACAGACGCCGCACGCGAAACAGGATTCAGCAATCGTTGGTGTTTAGCCTTGAGGCGATTCCCCTGTCATTGCAAAGCATCAAGCGGGCCGTCGCCCGTGGGGCATCAGCGTGACAACCTAGAATGGACGTCGTGCACCCAGTCGCCGACGGTTATTTCCCCGGGACATACTCCAGCTGAATCTCGCACTCGGGCAGCTTGGGCTGCAATTGATCGACACCGTCTTGGGTGACCGCGGTTCGCGTCACGATCAGTTTTTCCAGGTTTGACATTCCGGCCAACGCTGGTAATCCATCGTCGGTGATCTTGGTGCTGCCCAGATGCAGGAACGTCAATCCGGTCAATCGGCCCAGCTCCTCTAACGATGCATCGCCGATGTTCGTCTTGTCGACATTCAGCCACTTCAGTTGCTTCGCCCCGGACAATTGTCCCCAGGCTCCATCGCCGACCGACGTGCTGTACAGATTCAGTTTGGCAAGCTGCTTGAATCCGCCGAGGGTTGCCAAGGCGTCGTTGTTGATCCCCTGACACTCGCTGAGATCCAATTCGGTCACGTCAGAAAGCCCGGCAAGGTTGGCCAGGCCGTCGTTGCCGAATGGAGTGGACGCGATTCGCAGTTTCTTCAGCGCCGACAATCCGGCGAGCGTGCCAGCCGCTTGATCGGTGACCTGGGTCCCGGCCAAATACAACTCCACCAGTTCCGATAGTCCGCCCAGCGCCGCGAACCCATCGTCGCTGATCGGCAAAAAGTCCAACGCGATCACTTTCAGCGTCTTGATTCCACCGAGCGTCGGCATGGCGGCATCGGTCACTGTCGTCGCACCGTCTTTCCCGGAAAGCCTGATCGCCTTAAGCCGCGTCAAGCCGCCCAGATGCGCGATTCCGTCATCTCCGATCGCACAGCCACGCAGGTCCAGGTTTTCCAGCGTCTGGATCTTCCCGACTTCGGCCAAGTCATCGTCGCTGACGTCGGATCCGGCAAACAACAGACTTCGCAACTTGGGCAGGGCCGCCAGCTTGCCGATCACATCGCCGACCTCCGCATCGCGAAAGTCGACTTCGATCACCGCGTTGTTTCCGTCGCGACGCGTTTTCGCCACCGCTTCGATGTCCGCCGCGACCTGATCCGTTTCGCCGGCCGATTGATTGAGGGAGCCGACCTGAACCGCAGGTTCGGGATCGCCCGCCCGGTCCGGCGTCGAGTCCGTCGCCGGTTTGGACGGGCAACCGAGGCTAAGACACAGTAATCCCGCGACGATTGCGGACACGTGAAGAGGTTTCACCGATAGGATTCCCGAGGGGCGTATGGATTCTGGGCCAGACGCTGTAGTCTAGCAACAATCCGATCCGCCAGGCCCATCGTCAATCACCTTCGCTCCGCATGCAACTTTGTTTTGTCTACACCAGCAACCCGTTGGATGACCGCGACCGAATCGATGCGGTCTTGGCGGCGATTCCCATCGAGTGCCGGCGGCAGCAGATCGCCGATCTCAGCCCCAAGATCGACATCAATGA containing:
- a CDS encoding leucine-rich repeat domain-containing protein, which translates into the protein MKPLHVSAIVAGLLCLSLGCPSKPATDSTPDRAGDPEPAVQVGSLNQSAGETDQVAADIEAVAKTRRDGNNAVIEVDFRDAEVGDVIGKLAALPKLRSLLFAGSDVSDDDLAEVGKIQTLENLDLRGCAIGDDGIAHLGGLTRLKAIRLSGKDGATTVTDAAMPTLGGIKTLKVIALDFLPISDDGFAALGGLSELVELYLAGTQVTDQAAGTLAGLSALKKLRIASTPFGNDGLANLAGLSDVTELDLSECQGINNDALATLGGFKQLAKLNLYSTSVGDGAWGQLSGAKQLKWLNVDKTNIGDASLEELGRLTGLTFLHLGSTKITDDGLPALAGMSNLEKLIVTRTAVTQDGVDQLQPKLPECEIQLEYVPGK
- a CDS encoding tetratricopeptide repeat protein, whose translation is MEFRNYLTCLWPGLSELWWRGRLSALPLAIGFGIGMNSLLVLKYLYPTWLDPLLVRSAWWVGVCVWVCWTVKSVRELPALLDPRAVTETPDRFVDAQAAYLRGDWEATEPLLLGILAIEPRDPPALLMLSSVYRHTGRVGSARVLLDEMRRLEIADRWQIEIDAEATRIARQSESSDSEDEDAVNDGQETESASELQEDGDAADLTAA